In Oncorhynchus keta strain PuntledgeMale-10-30-2019 chromosome 19, Oket_V2, whole genome shotgun sequence, a single genomic region encodes these proteins:
- the si:ch211-199g17.9 gene encoding synaptonemal complex central element protein 1, with translation MLPVYNVPEGKTADSYLYLKCYENLFHDTKVAFSLFLEGEIKVFKMSVYVGSSFNVEDVLRPSTKEGGHEDVEPKVEQLMNKLKRLQQGKRAIEEEVKEAQSLRDTLQEELDALQTEAYQLEGVHKEKEESCMVLQFQCEEMEQDSTRQQQLNRKSEDLIEQYRCQIQETKLKHRKHRMKFENQLQQLIEQHKNLHSVFSPDRLPAEIESVENAKSQLLKAEQLKLSQLCHLEEALDEARRQTSTDTADKHTD, from the exons ATGCTGCCAGTTTATAACGTCCCTGAGGGAAAGACCGCAGACAGTTACCTATATTTGAAATGTTATGAGAATTTATTTCACGATACAAAggtcgctttctctctctttttggaAGGAGAAATCAAAGTATTCAAAATGAGCGTGTATGTAG GTTCATCTTTTAATGTTGAGGATGTCCTTAGACCTTCTACGAAAGAGG GTGGGCATGAAGATGTCGAGCCCAAAGTTGAGCAGCTGATGAATAAACTTAAAAGGCTGCAACAAG GTAAGAGAGCTATAGAGGAGGAGGTGAAAGAGGCCCAGTCACTCAGAGACACTTTGCAGGAAGAACTCGATGCCC TACAGACGGAAGCTTACCAACTGGAGGGAGTCCACAAAGAGAAAGAAG AGTCGTGCATGGTGCTGCAGTTCCAGTGTGAAGAGATGGAACAGGACTCTACCAG GCAGCAGCAGCTTAACAGGAAGAGTGAGGACCTGATAGAACAGTACAGATGTCAGATCCAGGAGACTAAACTCAAACACAGGAAACACCG GATGAAGTTTGAAAACCAGCTCCAGCAGCTGATAGAGCAGCATAAGAACCTGCACTCTGTCTTT AGCCCAGACAGACTGCCTGCTGAAATAGAGAGCGTTGAAAACGCCAAGTCTCAGCTGCTGAAGGCTG AACAGCTGAAGTTGTCTCAGCTCTGCCATCTAGAGGAGGCGCTGGATGAGGCCAGGAGGCAGACTTCGACTGACAcagcagacaaacacacagactga